CAGTGCAGTGGGCAGCGCTCAGCACCCACTGCTTGGCGATGAGGAAGCCCCCACAGATGTGCTGCCCATCCAGCTGCAGCGAGGCCATGTACGGCCTCAGGTGGGGCTTGGCCTCGTAGCCCCCCAAGATCCGGCCCCGgggctgccctgtgccagcagAAGAGGCTGGGTTAGGTTGGCATCGCCAGCGGGCACAAGAGCAGGGTCACCCCCGACCCGTCCCTGTGGTCCAGGCTGCGAACGGAGGCAGGGAttggggggctggggggggggggggggggggatgcacTCACCGTTCACCGTGCCccccagcagcagagtgagGACAAGGACGGGTGCAGGActcagccccatggctgccGTGGGGGCCcggggtgctgggtgctgtggggcgGCCGCAGCTCAGCTTtgccggggctggggctgggttTTATGGTGAGGTTTGGGGCggtggggggggcaggaagggcagcggggggggagcggggggggcgGTTTCCGCAGCGTTGTTTAATGTTCAGTTTATGACAAGGGTCAGGAGTTCCCGGCACAAAcagagccgggggggggggggggggggggggggaggaaaccGCTTGGCCCCGATCCTGGCACCGGTGCCGGGGAATTCAGAGCCCAAACCCGGCTCTTGGCAACGGGAGGTTCCGGCACACGCAGCCCAGAGCAGGGACCCGCACCCGGATGGgcgctgggtgctggggggtgcCCAGGGCCGTGGCTCAGGGGCGAGCATCCCCCATGGGTGGGTTTGCCCTTGGGGCTGGCGAGGATGAGGACAGCGGGATCGGGACCAGCAGGACCTGGTGAGGGTCCTCAGAGGACACCCTGCTCCAGAGGAGCTCCTGCGGGgcggggtggtggtggtggcgcTGGTGGTGCAGGTGGCACTGGTGGTGCAGGTGGCACTGGTGGCGCTGGTGGCGCTGGTGGcgctggtggcactggtggcGCTGGTGACACTGGTGGTGCAGGTGGCACTGGTGGCGCTGGTGGCGCTGGTGGcgctggtggcactggtggcGCTGGTGACACTGGTGGTGCAGGTGGCGCTGGTGGCGCAGGTGGCACTGGTGGTGCTGGCAGCAAAGGCGGTGATGGCGGTGGCAGCCCCAGTCCCCTCTTGCCTTTCTCCCTGGTGCCGCTAAGCGGAGCCACCGCCTCGGCTCCCGCCCGGTCCCTCCGCGTCCCCGAAGCTCCGTCCCCGCCCAGGGCTCGTCCCCAGAGCCCATCACCGCGCCTCGGGTCTCCTCGGGTTGCGCTGCCCCTCACCGCGATGCTCCGAACCGcccatccagccccatccctgcccgtGGGCTCTGCCGTGAGCTCGCCAGGGGCAAGCAGGCAAAGGGATGGAGACACCATCatccccccccagaccccctccatcctcctcttcctcctcctcctcacgcACAGCTCCGAATCCCCTTTGTCCGCCCGCAGacactgcagcccctgctccatcGCTCGGCCCCGTGCACCGGTGCCTTTCGGCAGCACATGGCAGGACGGGGCCGTCCATGCGGTGGGAGCGTCGCGGTGGAAGAGTCCGGCTCAAAACGCGGATTTCCCGCAGGGAGAGCGGCTTAATCGCGGCTTGCAGGGATCCGGGATTTAGACGTTAAATACGGGAGATTTCTGCCCACTTAGGGCCAAAAATGGAACAAGGGCATCGTGCGGCGGCCGGTGCCACGGTGTGGGGCTGCGCAGGGCCCAGATGGGGCCGTGagctggtgggggggggggggagggttgcAACCGGGCAGGGCTCGGTTAGGCCGGGATCCACCGCAAGTTTGGGACTGGGGGGGCCGGGGCTGGGTCCCCGGGGGGTGCCCCCGAGACACCACCTCTGCCTTCGGGGGCACTCGGGGCTCAGCTCTGCCGCAGGGGCCTCACCGGGTACAAGGGCCCGGGTTTGCCCCCGAGGCTCCGGTTCCCCGGGGGCCGTCACAGCTCGAGGGGGGCTGATTTCGGGGgtaccctccccccccccccggggttACCTCAGCCCCGGGATGAGGGAGCTCAGCGGGGGGGGGAACCCCGAATCCCCGCAGCCCATGGGGGGGATCGGGAGCCCCGGTGCCGGCTGCGGAGCCCTGGGGGGGGCAGagcggagcggggggggggggggcggtcCCGTTCgctgcccccggccccgcccTCCCCTTCCTTTGTCTCATCCCCGACCCCCCCCAAGCCCCCGCCCGCGACCCCCGGGAGGGGCCGGGAgctgcggggcggggcggggggcggggggggggggggggaaggaggaggaggaggaggaggaggaggcggaggAAGCCGCCGCTCCCCGCGCTCCGCCGAGCCAGGAGCATCCCGGCCCCGGAGCCCCGCggccgccgcccccccccccggggcgcAGCTCAGGTGAGTGGggggtgccggggggggggggggcacaaagagCAGCTCCTCAACCCCTCCCATCCCCTGCCCGACCCCCGCCCGCGGCTGCGGCACGGCCGGGAgagaccccccccccaggccctgCTGATAACACCCCCCCCGTTAACAACCCCCGCTAATACCCTCTCCGTTAACACCCCCCGTCAATGAGCTCCCGTTAATACCCCCCATTATTGCCCCCATTATTGCTCCGCCCCGTTATTGCCCCTCGTTGCTCCATCCCCGTTatcccctccccacccctttCGCAGTCAGGGGCAGTTTCGGGGGTCGGGGCGTGCCCGGGGacccccatcccctgctctgctctaTGGGCACCTCATCCCCCTCCCCACgccctctgcagcagcctcgCTGCCTGTCACGATCGCGGCTGCCTGTCGCGACAGCAGAGCCTCCCCTCCACCTGTTGTCACAGCTGGAACCCCCGGGATGCTGGGGGGGACCCcgggatggggagaggggggggaaaCGGGGATACCCCTGCCCTGTGCAACCCCCTGGTACCAGTACGtggtgagcagcagctggatgagccaggacccccccataggGCTGAGAACTGGGGGTGAAGCTGTGgccccacagcagagcagacCCCGGCTCCTGCCCCAGGACCATGATCCCTACCAAGGAGAAGGCCAGGGCTCCCAAGGACAGCATGACGCTCCTGCCCTGCTTCTACTTCGTGGAGGTGGGTAGGGATGGGCTGGGGGCTCCTTCCCCAGGCCACGCTCCTGTGCCAGGCTCCTGTGCCATGGCACAGTGGTGTTGCCAACACTCgcccccccccagctgcccaTCGTGGCCTCCTCCATCGTGACGCTCTATTTCCTGGAGCTGACCGACCTCTTCAAGCCGGCCAAGGTGGGATTCCAGTGCTACGACCGCGCGCTCTCCATGCCCTATGTGGAGACCAACGAGGAGCTCATCCCCCTGCTCATGCTGCTCAGCCTGGCCTTCGCCGCGCCGGCCGCCTCGGTGCGTCCCGGggggggatgaggatggagccTGGGTAGGGTTTGGGGTCCTGGTGTGGGGAGACCCCTGCGTCCCCATGGGGCAGCGcgccctgagctgctgctccctctgcagATCATGGTTGGGGAGGGCATCGTGTACTGCCTGCAGTCCCGGCTGAAGGGCCGCGCCGGTGCCGAGGGCAGCATTAACGCCGGCGGCTGCAACTTCAACTCCTTCCTGCGCCGCACCGTAAGGTTTGTGGGTACGTTGTGCCACGGCCTGGGCAGGAGCCGGCACCGCACGGTGGGTGCCCGGGGTGGGTGAGCCCTGACCACCACCCTGTGTGCAATGGGGACGGGGACGGGGGTGACCCACCATGATGTGCCACCCTGTCCCCAGGCGTCCACGTGTTCGGGCTCTGTGCCACGGCGCTGGTGACAGATGTCATCCAATTGGCCACCGGCTACCACGCTCCCTTCTTCCTGACCGTCTGCAAGCCCAACTACACGCTGCTGGGCACCCCTTGCGATGCCAACCCCTACATCACCCAGGACATCTGCTCGGGCACGGACAAACACGCCATCCTCTCTGCCAGGTACGTGCCGGGGGGTCCATGTGTGCCGCGGTGCCAAcgctcctgccccatcccaacCACAGCAGTTTTCCCACAGGAAAACCTTCCCATCCCAACACGCAACGCTCTCCGCATTCGCTGCCGTCTATGTGTCGGTGAGTTCCCGTCTCTCGGGCACGGTGTGGGCTCCGTGTTGGCCCACGTGTGTCTGCATTGGGTTGGGTGGCACTTAGGTTGGGTCCATGTGCACCCATGTGCCTGGCTTGGGGAgggggatgctgcagtgggTGCCGGTGCCACGAGCCGTGGATGACGGCCTcttcctgccccattgctgccacCACCAGATGTATTTCAATTCCATCATCTCGGACAGCACCAAACTCCTCAAGCCCATCCTGGTCTTTGCCTTCGCCATCGCCGCCGGCATCTGCGGCCTGACCCAGATCACCCAGTACCGCAGCCACCCGGCTGACGTCTACGTGGGCTTCCTCATCGGCTCCGGCATCGCTGCCTACCTGGTGGGTTCTGTGCAGCCGGGATGCTCGGCACGGCCGCGGCACCGGGGTGGTGCTGACACCACACTCCCCTCCCGCAGGCGTTCCACGCTGTCGGCAACTTCCGCGCCCCGACCGAGAGGGTCCCGGTGCCGGCGCCGGCCAAGGATGCTCTGCGGGCGCTGACGCAGCGGGGCCACGACTCCGTGTACCAGCAGAACAAGTCGGTGAGCACTGACGAGCTGAACCCGCAGGCGCGGCTGGAGGAGGCTGCGCGCCCGGTGCCGAGGGAGAAGAACTCTCTGGGTAGCCTGAAGCGGGCGAGCGTGGACGTGGACCTGCTGGCCCCTCGCAGCCCCATGGGCAAGGAGAACATGGTGACCTTCAGCAACACCCTGCCGCGCGTCAACACGCCGTCCATGGACGACCCCGCGCGCCGCCACATGACCATCCACGTCCCTGTGGATGCCTCCCGCTCCAAGCAGCTCATCACCGAGTGGAAGCAGAAGTCTCTGGAGGGCCGGAGCATGACGCTGGCGGAGGAGGCGGCGCAGGGCCGGGGCGCCGGGGACGCGGCTGAGGAGGTGCCCCCGTCGCTGTACCCCACGGTGCAGGCGCGCGCGGCCGAGCGGGTGGCCGTGGGGCCCCGTGTCCTCATCCAGCCCCGTGCAGGCGCCTCGCAGCTCGTGCACATCCCCGAGGAGACCCAGGCGGGCGCCGGCGCCGGGGGCGGTGCAGCCGCCAGGGCCAAGTGGGTGATGGTGGCAGAGAAAGGGGGTGCGCAGCGTGTGGCCAACCCCCCCCGCCTCATGCAGGTCATCGCCATGTCCAAGCAGCAGGGCATGGTCTCCGTCACCCCCAAGCACTCGGAGACGTCGTCGTCCTCCACCAGCTCCGACTCCTCGCAGTACCGCTCGCCCTCGGAGCGGGACAGCTCCAGCATCATCACCATCGACGCCCATGCCCCACATCACCCTGTCGTCCATCTCTCCGCCGGCAACGGGCCCTGGGAGTGGAAATCGGGGCCGAAGGGGCCGGAAGGGCCGGATGCCTACGAGCTGGGCGAGGTGGGGAAGGAATTCCGTGGCTTCCACCCGGCCAAGAGCGCTGGGGTCTCACCAGGCTCCTCCATCAGCGACATGGAGCAGGACGAGCCGCGCTACGGCAGCCTGGCCGCCATCGCTGGCGGGGGGGACACCGAGGGGCTGCCGGGCACCGCCAGCCGCGAGTCCACGCTGCGGAGGAAGCCGGCGGAGAGGGAGGCGCAGGGGGACAGCGAAGGGGACCACTACTACAAGAAGATGCAAGCCGGGCGCAGGTTTAAGGACTGAGCCCCCCCACGCAGGGGGCTCCCCCCTTCCTGGTGGGGGGAATCAGGATGGGGGCTCTGTGGCATCGGCGTGATGGAGCAGCGCAAGGATACGGTCGAGCACGGTCACACCGGACCCTGAGCCAGCCGGGATGTgcgggcactggggaggctcAGGGGGggtctgcccccccccccctcccctcatGGTTGGGCAGCTCTGAGCACTTTGgactttcttcttctctctaaCATGGTGCTGATGTTTTGGAGGGGTCATAATTTATTCCAGCTCTGGATGAGTATTcctggggggtgggagggagcaAATTGTGCTGAAGgccttttggggggggggctggaTCGAGGGGGCTGGGGGTTTGGGGCTGCCCTAGGGCCCTTGTTTGTGGATGCTGGGGTgtcctccagccccacatcctgcgccactgggcagagctggggaggatGAGGGGGGACGGGGGGTGCCCAGGGCCGGGGCTCTGGGCACACGGAGGCTGTAAATAGTGCATGGGCTGATGGAGAGGGTGGGCCATGGGGTGGGCGCAGGGGGAGCCGGGGCTGAGCTCTGaccccaggagcagcagcagccccgggcTGGGATTTAAAGGGGGATTCGAGGCTGTGAACGCGTTTGTTGGGCAATGGCTGGAACGGCCGTGGTTTGGAAAGCAAATAAACACGTGGAtgttccccccccccggccTCCTTCGCCATGGGGGAGCTGCTGGGGGGGAGGATGCACCCCAGTTCCCAAGGAGATGTGGCCGCCTGGGGTCCCCCATGCTCCAAATGGGCTCAGGATCCTTcttctcccccccttccctgaGCCAGGTTAAAGCCCCCCACAGGCTCCTC
The DNA window shown above is from Melopsittacus undulatus isolate bMelUnd1 chromosome 19, bMelUnd1.mat.Z, whole genome shotgun sequence and carries:
- the PLPPR3 gene encoding phospholipid phosphatase-related protein type 3; its protein translation is MIPTKEKARAPKDSMTLLPCFYFVELPIVASSIVTLYFLELTDLFKPAKVGFQCYDRALSMPYVETNEELIPLLMLLSLAFAAPAASIMVGEGIVYCLQSRLKGRAGAEGSINAGGCNFNSFLRRTVRFVGVHVFGLCATALVTDVIQLATGYHAPFFLTVCKPNYTLLGTPCDANPYITQDICSGTDKHAILSARKTFPSQHATLSAFAAVYVSMYFNSIISDSTKLLKPILVFAFAIAAGICGLTQITQYRSHPADVYVGFLIGSGIAAYLAFHAVGNFRAPTERVPVPAPAKDALRALTQRGHDSVYQQNKSVSTDELNPQARLEEAARPVPREKNSLGSLKRASVDVDLLAPRSPMGKENMVTFSNTLPRVNTPSMDDPARRHMTIHVPVDASRSKQLITEWKQKSLEGRSMTLAEEAAQGRGAGDAAEEVPPSLYPTVQARAAERVAVGPRVLIQPRAGASQLVHIPEETQAGAGAGGGAAARAKWVMVAEKGGAQRVANPPRLMQVIAMSKQQGMVSVTPKHSETSSSSTSSDSSQYRSPSERDSSSIITIDAHAPHHPVVHLSAGNGPWEWKSGPKGPEGPDAYELGEVGKEFRGFHPAKSAGVSPGSSISDMEQDEPRYGSLAAIAGGGDTEGLPGTASRESTLRRKPAEREAQGDSEGDHYYKKMQAGRRFKD